From the Candidatus Binataceae bacterium genome, one window contains:
- the mreC gene encoding rod shape-determining protein MreC, producing the protein MKNYFLWRNRVPITGAVLLLISAHFLWSGVLPDQRAARPRGLVMEALAPLQVAAARLADGGASIFHDYFDLVGVQRENARLRAELAREETQRARLAELEAENLHLSDMLELKQALALNSAAANVIGGDASGLARTLVLAGGAGQGFEAGMAVLSTEGVVGKLIAVGPSSSRVLLINDHNSALDAFDQRSRVRGIVAGVVDDGLVMKYVDRSEDVKSGDTIVTSGLDGIFPRGLLVGEVTSVVREGPGLFLTVNIAPAADFRRLEQVLVITQRMPQPPPAGPKS; encoded by the coding sequence GTGAAAAACTATTTTCTGTGGCGTAACCGCGTTCCGATCACGGGTGCGGTTCTGCTGCTCATTTCCGCCCATTTCCTGTGGAGTGGAGTTCTTCCCGACCAGCGGGCGGCCAGACCGCGCGGCCTGGTGATGGAGGCCTTGGCTCCGCTGCAAGTCGCCGCCGCGCGCTTGGCCGACGGCGGTGCCAGCATCTTCCATGACTACTTCGACCTGGTCGGCGTGCAGCGCGAGAACGCGCGGCTGCGCGCCGAGCTTGCCCGCGAGGAAACCCAGCGCGCCCGGCTGGCCGAGCTCGAGGCCGAGAATCTCCATCTGAGCGACATGCTCGAGCTCAAGCAGGCCCTCGCGCTCAACTCGGCGGCGGCCAACGTTATTGGCGGCGACGCTTCAGGTCTCGCGCGCACGCTGGTGCTGGCAGGCGGCGCCGGTCAGGGCTTCGAAGCCGGGATGGCCGTGCTTTCGACCGAGGGCGTGGTCGGCAAGCTTATCGCGGTTGGTCCGAGTTCGTCGCGCGTGCTGTTAATCAACGATCACAACTCGGCGCTCGACGCGTTCGACCAGCGCTCGCGCGTGCGCGGCATCGTGGCCGGCGTGGTCGACGACGGGCTGGTGATGAAATATGTGGACCGTTCGGAGGACGTGAAGAGTGGGGATACAATCGTTACCTCGGGCCTGGACGGGATTTTCCCGCGCGGGCTGCTGGTGGGCGAGGTGACCTCGGTGGTTCGCGAAGGGCCGGGATTGTTCCTGACGGTCAATATCGCGCCGGCGGCTGATTTTCGCCGTCTCGAGCAGGTGCTGGTGATAACCCAGCGAATGCCCCAGCCGCCGCCGGCGGGGCCGAAGAGCTGA
- the rodA gene encoding rod shape-determining protein RodA, giving the protein MALDRRLVYHFDWTLFLMTLGLAGVGLLSVLSASWGGTKHALDPLVVRQLVWIGVGAALMAAAAFFDYRALATYAYPLYALTVGLLAAVMVAGHVTGGSRRWLNLGVLRLEPSELAKIALVLVMVRYLREEPPRGGWSFRQMIIPAVLLGVPLVLVLKQPDLGTGIVLMMATATLVFTSGLNGRVLLVATLAAALAAPAGWHFLKPYQKQRLVSFLNPQSDPLGAGYHIIQSEIAIGAGGAWGKGFLKGTQARLNFLPEQTTDFIFSVFAEEFGFAGSMVLMALYVGVIARGLWIARHARDRFGQLLAVGLTAIVFWQVAINVGMASGVLPVVGIPLPLVSYGGSSLIAMMAAMGVMISVNTRRYLF; this is encoded by the coding sequence ATGGCTCTCGATCGGCGGCTCGTTTACCACTTCGACTGGACCCTGTTCCTGATGACGCTCGGGCTCGCCGGCGTCGGCCTCCTGAGCGTGCTTAGCGCCTCGTGGGGCGGCACCAAGCACGCGCTCGATCCGCTCGTCGTGCGCCAGCTCGTCTGGATCGGCGTGGGCGCGGCGCTGATGGCGGCGGCGGCATTCTTCGACTACCGCGCGCTCGCGACCTACGCGTACCCGCTCTACGCGCTTACGGTCGGGCTGCTGGCGGCGGTGATGGTGGCGGGGCACGTGACCGGCGGTTCGCGCCGATGGCTCAACCTCGGCGTGCTCAGGCTGGAGCCGTCGGAACTGGCCAAAATCGCGCTGGTGCTGGTAATGGTTCGGTACCTGCGCGAAGAGCCTCCGCGCGGCGGATGGAGCTTTCGCCAGATGATCATCCCAGCGGTGCTGCTGGGCGTGCCGTTGGTCCTGGTGCTCAAGCAGCCGGACCTCGGCACCGGGATCGTTCTGATGATGGCGACGGCGACGCTGGTCTTCACCAGCGGCCTCAATGGACGCGTGCTGCTGGTTGCGACGCTCGCCGCTGCGCTGGCCGCGCCGGCGGGATGGCACTTCCTCAAACCCTACCAGAAGCAGCGCCTTGTGAGCTTCCTCAACCCGCAGTCCGATCCGCTCGGCGCGGGCTACCACATCATCCAGTCCGAGATCGCGATCGGCGCCGGCGGCGCGTGGGGCAAGGGCTTTCTCAAGGGCACTCAGGCGCGGCTGAATTTCCTTCCCGAACAAACCACCGATTTCATCTTTTCGGTCTTCGCCGAAGAATTTGGCTTCGCTGGATCGATGGTGCTGATGGCGCTGTATGTGGGAGTTATCGCGCGCGGCCTCTGGATCGCGCGCCATGCCCGCGACCGTTTCGGACAACTGCTCGCCGTGGGTCTGACCGCAATCGTGTTCTGGCAGGTCGCGATCAACGTCGGGATGGCGAGCGGGGTGCTGCCGGTGGTGGGAATCCCGCTGCCGCTGGTGAGCTACGGGGGTTCGTCGCTGATCGCGATGATGGCGGCGATGGGCGTGATGATCAGCGTCAACACCCGCCGCTACCTGTTCTGA
- a CDS encoding ammonium transporter, which produces MLRTRLTACLGTVGALLLLAVSAHADDAAATINSGDTSWLLTSSALVLLMTAPGLALFYGGMVRRKNVLAILMQSFILAALVSIQWVLFGYSLAFSPGNALIGGLHWIGLRGVSATQAYPAYAATVPHQAYMIFQCMFAVITPALITGAFAERISFKGFLVFSLLWMTLIYDPLAHWVWGVDGWLHRLGALDFAGGTVVHISSGTSALAAALIVGQRRGLWREPMPPHNLTLTLTGAGLLWFGWFGFNAGSALAANGLATSAFVATHLGAAAAALGWVFAEWIMLGKPTTLGVASGVVAGLVAITPASGYVGPISAIVIGAAAGVLCFFAVRMKRRFGYDDALDVVGVHAVGGIWGALATGLFASVAVNAAGADGLFFGNPGQLVIQAVAVTASIAFAFLGSLVLLGLTDALVGLRVSDEAERVGLDLSEHEENAYELGA; this is translated from the coding sequence ATGCTGCGCACAAGGCTGACTGCCTGCCTCGGAACCGTTGGGGCGCTCCTGCTGCTCGCCGTTTCGGCGCATGCGGACGACGCTGCGGCTACGATCAACAGCGGCGATACCAGTTGGCTGTTGACCTCGTCTGCGCTGGTGTTGCTGATGACGGCGCCCGGTCTCGCGCTGTTCTACGGCGGGATGGTGCGGCGCAAGAACGTGCTGGCGATCCTGATGCAGAGCTTCATCCTGGCCGCACTGGTTTCGATCCAGTGGGTCCTGTTCGGCTACAGCCTCGCGTTCTCGCCCGGCAACGCGCTGATCGGCGGTCTGCACTGGATCGGACTACGCGGGGTGAGCGCGACGCAGGCGTACCCCGCCTACGCCGCGACCGTTCCGCATCAGGCCTACATGATTTTCCAGTGCATGTTCGCCGTGATCACGCCGGCGCTGATCACGGGCGCCTTCGCCGAGCGCATCTCGTTCAAGGGCTTCCTGGTCTTCAGCCTGCTCTGGATGACCCTGATCTACGATCCGCTGGCGCACTGGGTATGGGGCGTTGACGGCTGGCTGCATCGCTTGGGTGCGCTGGATTTCGCGGGCGGCACGGTGGTGCACATTTCTTCGGGGACCTCCGCGCTCGCCGCCGCGCTGATCGTCGGGCAGCGGCGCGGCCTTTGGCGCGAGCCGATGCCGCCGCACAACCTGACCCTGACGCTGACCGGGGCCGGGCTGTTGTGGTTCGGATGGTTCGGCTTCAACGCCGGGAGCGCGCTTGCCGCCAACGGGCTTGCGACCTCGGCCTTCGTCGCGACCCATCTGGGGGCGGCCGCGGCGGCGCTCGGATGGGTCTTCGCGGAATGGATCATGCTCGGCAAGCCGACCACGCTCGGTGTTGCGAGCGGCGTGGTCGCCGGCCTGGTCGCGATCACTCCGGCCTCGGGGTATGTGGGACCGATCTCGGCGATAGTGATCGGCGCCGCGGCGGGGGTGCTGTGCTTTTTTGCAGTGCGGATGAAGCGGCGCTTCGGCTACGACGACGCGCTCGACGTCGTCGGCGTACACGCGGTGGGCGGCATCTGGGGCGCGCTGGCGACCGGTCTCTTCGCCAGCGTCGCGGTCAATGCGGCCGGCGCCGACGGTCTGTTCTTCGGCAACCCGGGCCAGTTGGTAATCCAGGCCGTCGCGGTCACGGCCAGCATCGCGTTCGCCTTCCTCGGCAGCCTGGTGCTGCTCGGATTGACCGATGCGCTGGTGGGATTGCGGGTGAGCGACGAGGCCGAACGGGTCGGGCTCGACCTCAGCGAGCACGAAGAGAATGCGTACGAACTGGGGGCGTAG
- a CDS encoding SurA N-terminal domain-containing protein encodes MLDLMRKHAYSWLTRAVVIVLIGVFAFWGVSTGMFTRLKPVATVNGHQILTKEVDQQAEQLRRRLEQLYGPEAAAALARFNVREQALEQLVDQQLVLDEANRLGLKISDAALERMVESQAAFQVDGRFDFAMYQTALRSQNMRPADFESEVRLDMLQQLMERMVTQTVEISDSELRQIYDQMNLRLAMSYVELPYKDFESSIAPTDKQIAEFFEAHREQFREPERISFDFIRYDPDKLAAKVNPTDREIQNYYNRERDTSLTHPEQVRARHILIAVAPDATPAQKAAAKAKADDLLKQIKGGADFAKLAKQFSDDPGTRNGGGELGYFGQSEMVKPFADAAFTMKPGELIVVQTQFGYHVIQVEEHKLARVETLEEARPKIIDALRHRAGTELAHQAIDQDLSDALNGKDLQTLADKRGLDFVKTPMLAVNEATAETTDPTLVREAFKLNPNDIRVVNGHDAQYIVKFVDRKPSYVPKLADVQAKVRAALVRQMAEFKARDEAAAFFKQVKNPAGFAAAAAAAKLTPHTTGDFSRADGTIPGIGEFHEAVQEASQLPATPGIISRPLARDGNAYVFEVLSRTPPTDAQWKAAKASFKDQVIRQRQAQAWESFIQDLRARAQIFVRPDLVGERTSTS; translated from the coding sequence ATGCTCGACCTGATGCGCAAGCATGCGTACTCGTGGCTGACCCGCGCGGTCGTTATCGTGCTGATCGGCGTCTTCGCGTTTTGGGGTGTCAGCACCGGCATGTTCACCCGGTTAAAGCCGGTCGCGACCGTGAACGGCCATCAGATCCTGACCAAAGAGGTCGATCAGCAAGCGGAACAGCTGCGCCGGCGGCTGGAACAGCTCTACGGACCCGAGGCGGCCGCGGCGTTGGCCCGCTTCAACGTCCGCGAGCAGGCACTCGAGCAGCTTGTCGATCAGCAACTGGTGCTCGATGAAGCCAATCGTTTGGGGCTGAAGATAAGCGATGCCGCCCTGGAGCGAATGGTCGAGTCACAGGCCGCCTTCCAGGTCGACGGCCGCTTCGATTTCGCCATGTATCAGACGGCGCTGCGCAGCCAGAATATGCGGCCGGCCGACTTCGAGTCCGAAGTCCGGCTCGACATGCTGCAGCAACTTATGGAGCGGATGGTTACGCAGACGGTCGAGATCAGCGACAGCGAGCTGCGCCAGATCTACGACCAGATGAATCTGAGACTCGCGATGTCTTACGTCGAATTGCCCTACAAAGACTTCGAATCGTCTATCGCCCCCACTGACAAGCAGATCGCCGAGTTCTTCGAGGCTCATCGCGAACAGTTTCGCGAGCCCGAGCGCATCTCGTTCGACTTCATCCGTTACGATCCCGACAAGCTCGCGGCCAAGGTTAATCCCACGGACAGGGAAATCCAGAACTATTACAACCGCGAGCGCGACACCTCATTGACCCATCCCGAACAGGTCCGCGCGCGGCATATTCTGATCGCGGTTGCGCCCGACGCCACGCCCGCGCAAAAGGCCGCCGCCAAGGCCAAGGCCGACGACCTGCTCAAGCAGATCAAGGGTGGGGCCGACTTCGCCAAGCTGGCCAAGCAGTTCTCCGACGACCCTGGGACCAGAAATGGCGGAGGCGAACTGGGTTATTTCGGGCAGAGCGAGATGGTGAAGCCGTTTGCCGACGCCGCCTTCACGATGAAGCCGGGCGAGCTGATCGTGGTCCAGACCCAGTTCGGTTACCACGTCATCCAGGTCGAAGAGCACAAGCTCGCGCGCGTCGAGACGCTGGAGGAGGCGCGCCCGAAGATCATCGATGCGCTGCGCCATCGCGCAGGCACCGAGCTGGCCCATCAGGCGATCGACCAGGATCTGAGCGATGCGCTCAACGGCAAAGACCTTCAGACGCTTGCGGACAAACGCGGCCTCGACTTCGTGAAGACGCCGATGCTGGCCGTCAATGAGGCTACTGCAGAAACCACCGATCCGACGCTGGTGCGCGAGGCGTTCAAGCTCAATCCCAATGACATTCGCGTAGTCAACGGCCACGACGCGCAGTACATCGTGAAATTCGTCGATCGCAAGCCGAGCTATGTGCCGAAGCTGGCGGATGTACAAGCCAAGGTTCGCGCCGCGCTGGTGCGTCAGATGGCGGAATTCAAGGCGCGCGATGAGGCCGCCGCCTTCTTCAAACAGGTAAAAAACCCTGCTGGATTCGCCGCGGCGGCTGCGGCCGCCAAGCTAACCCCGCATACGACGGGTGATTTTTCGCGCGCCGACGGCACAATTCCCGGCATCGGCGAATTCCATGAGGCGGTGCAGGAAGCGTCGCAGCTTCCCGCCACCCCCGGGATCATCAGCCGCCCGCTCGCTCGCGACGGCAACGCCTACGTATTCGAGGTCTTAAGCC
- a CDS encoding isochorismatase family cysteine hydrolase, with product MRIDAIEPRKTAMIVVDMQTDFVAAGAAMETPAARAAVPKIAEALAICRDAKIRVIYTAHVHRHDGCDMGLFDDIYPPIAKRAALVDGTPGAEIYRELAPAPGEHVIRKHRYSAFFGTDLEIILREWGVDTVIISGTTTENCCHATARDAMFRNYRVIFLSDATATVDYPDRGFGTMPAADVHRATLVILAASTAHVMSVKDMMGRKRQSDG from the coding sequence ATGCGAATTGACGCGATCGAGCCGAGAAAAACCGCGATGATCGTGGTCGATATGCAAACCGACTTTGTGGCGGCCGGCGCGGCGATGGAAACGCCAGCGGCACGGGCCGCGGTGCCGAAGATTGCCGAAGCGCTCGCCATCTGCCGCGACGCCAAAATCAGAGTCATCTACACCGCTCATGTGCACCGCCATGACGGATGCGACATGGGACTCTTCGATGACATATATCCGCCGATCGCGAAGCGTGCGGCCTTGGTCGATGGCACACCCGGAGCGGAGATCTATCGCGAGTTGGCTCCCGCCCCGGGCGAGCATGTCATCAGGAAGCATCGCTATAGCGCGTTTTTTGGCACCGACCTCGAGATCATCCTGCGCGAGTGGGGCGTCGATACGGTTATCATCTCGGGGACAACCACCGAAAATTGCTGCCATGCGACTGCCCGCGACGCGATGTTCCGCAACTATCGCGTGATCTTTCTTTCCGACGCGACCGCGACCGTTGACTACCCGGACAGAGGATTTGGGACGATGCCGGCGGCCGACGTGCACCGCGCCACCCTGGTGATCCTCGCTGCATCAACCGCACATGTGATGTCGGTCAAAGACATGATGGGGCGCAAACGGCAATCAGACGGATGA
- a CDS encoding rod shape-determining protein has translation MVLNSILGWFSSDLAVDLGTANTLIYVKGEGIVCNEPSVVAVQKDSRGARRVLAIGAEAKKMLGRTPGSIVAIRPLKDGVIADFEITESMLRHFIQKTHNRRFLARPRIVICVPFGITAVEKRAVRESAEAAGAHEVYLIEEPMAAAIGAGLPITEPSGNMIVDIGGGTTEVAVISLAGVVFSRSVRVAGDKMDEAIIQHIKRKYNLLIGERTAELIKITIGSAYPGNEIQTMEIKGRDLVAGVPKIIEITDEEIREALMEPVHQVVESVRIALERTPPELASDIVDKGIVLAGGGALLRNLDVLLREETGLPVTLADDPLTAVVMGAGKALDEISLLRDVTVD, from the coding sequence GTGGTACTTAATTCCATACTCGGTTGGTTCTCTAGCGATCTCGCTGTCGACCTCGGCACGGCGAATACCCTGATTTATGTCAAGGGCGAAGGGATCGTGTGCAATGAGCCGTCAGTGGTTGCGGTGCAGAAGGACTCGCGCGGGGCGCGGCGAGTGCTCGCGATCGGCGCCGAAGCCAAGAAGATGCTGGGGCGCACGCCGGGCTCGATCGTGGCTATCCGGCCGCTGAAAGACGGCGTGATCGCCGACTTCGAAATCACCGAGAGCATGCTGCGCCATTTTATCCAGAAAACCCACAATCGCCGCTTCCTCGCGCGTCCGCGGATCGTCATCTGCGTGCCGTTCGGGATCACTGCGGTCGAGAAGCGCGCGGTGCGCGAGTCGGCCGAAGCGGCCGGCGCTCACGAGGTCTACCTTATCGAAGAGCCGATGGCGGCGGCGATCGGCGCGGGGCTGCCGATCACCGAACCTTCGGGCAACATGATCGTCGATATCGGCGGCGGCACCACGGAGGTCGCGGTGATCTCGCTGGCGGGCGTCGTCTTTTCGCGCTCGGTGCGGGTGGCCGGCGACAAGATGGACGAGGCGATCATCCAGCACATCAAGCGCAAGTACAACCTGCTCATTGGCGAGCGCACCGCCGAGCTGATCAAAATAACTATCGGTTCCGCCTACCCCGGAAACGAAATCCAGACCATGGAAATCAAGGGCCGCGACCTGGTGGCCGGCGTGCCCAAGATCATCGAGATTACCGACGAGGAGATTCGCGAGGCGCTGATGGAGCCGGTCCATCAGGTGGTCGAATCGGTCCGTATCGCGCTCGAGCGCACGCCGCCGGAGCTGGCCTCGGACATCGTGGACAAGGGAATCGTGCTGGCGGGCGGCGGCGCGCTGCTGCGCAATCTCGACGTCCTGCTGCGCGAAGAAACGGGGCTGCCGGTGACGCTCGCTGACGACCCGCTGACCGCGGTGGTGATGGGCGCGGGCAAAGCGTTGGACGAAATATCGCTCCTGCGCGACGTGACCGTCGACTAG
- the mrdA gene encoding penicillin-binding protein 2 produces the protein MARWRYYNSSKQSRAIPRIEPRLAILSAFIALVLAVVTVRLYYLQIIRHKEFVELADRNRIRIHRQPALRGLVFDVHHRPLVDTRPSFDAVMVPEDVRNVKQTVARLENLLGQDNIAAKLSQAEDDGRPPFDPVTVEEHLGWQQVVSLETHQLQLPGVSLEVMPERHYIYGGLAAHLLGYVGEVAEADLRRENNYRMGDEIGKFGLERVFESDLRGQAGGQEIEVDSVGRRLKLLREIPEIPGQSVVLSLDLDVQQAAEKAMGTWSGALVAIDPNTGYILAMVSHPTFDPNIFANGINAVGWRGLTTDPAHPLTNRVIAGAYPPGSTFKLVDSIAGLEERTLTPETSYFCPGGLYYGNREYHCWRKQGHGTISVHRAIVSSCDVFFYQVGIHLGIDRLARWARLLGMGERTGIDLDNERPGVMPSSLWKEKRFHQRWYPAETLSVAIGQGYVAATPLQMAMVVSEIANGGIRYKPQFVKAEEALDGSVVRHFPPVVERRIPIDPVILEIVRSGMCDVVNGAGGTGHAAHLDNITVCGKTGTSQVVKEAGNARIPEDKEPLKYRDHAWFVAYAPAEHPQIVVAAVIEHGGHGGSAAAPVVHDVMQKFFEIYPPPGSKPAVTPPAAPQEAPGSDPESPPEGTVADRSD, from the coding sequence GTGGCGCGCTGGCGTTATTACAACAGCAGCAAGCAGTCGCGCGCGATCCCGCGTATCGAGCCGCGCCTCGCGATCCTCTCCGCTTTCATCGCTCTCGTTCTGGCCGTGGTAACGGTCCGCCTCTATTACCTCCAAATCATCCGGCACAAGGAATTTGTCGAACTCGCCGACCGCAACCGCATCCGCATCCATCGCCAACCGGCGCTGCGCGGCCTGGTCTTCGACGTTCATCATCGCCCGCTCGTCGACACCAGACCGTCGTTCGATGCGGTGATGGTGCCCGAGGACGTCCGCAACGTTAAGCAAACGGTCGCAAGGCTGGAGAACCTGCTCGGCCAGGACAATATTGCCGCCAAGCTCAGCCAGGCCGAAGACGACGGGCGCCCGCCGTTCGATCCGGTCACGGTCGAAGAGCATCTGGGCTGGCAACAGGTGGTCTCGCTCGAGACCCATCAGCTGCAGCTGCCGGGCGTGAGCCTCGAGGTGATGCCCGAGCGGCACTACATCTACGGCGGACTGGCGGCGCATCTGCTCGGCTACGTCGGCGAGGTGGCTGAGGCCGACCTGCGTCGCGAGAACAACTATCGTATGGGCGACGAGATCGGGAAGTTCGGTCTGGAGCGCGTGTTCGAGAGCGATTTGCGCGGCCAGGCCGGAGGCCAGGAGATCGAGGTCGATTCGGTCGGCCGCCGGCTCAAGCTGCTGCGCGAAATTCCCGAGATTCCCGGCCAGAGCGTCGTGCTCAGCCTGGACCTCGACGTTCAGCAGGCAGCCGAAAAGGCGATGGGCACGTGGTCGGGCGCGCTGGTCGCGATCGATCCCAACACGGGCTACATCCTGGCGATGGTTTCGCATCCGACGTTCGACCCCAACATCTTCGCCAACGGGATCAACGCCGTTGGATGGCGCGGGCTGACCACCGACCCCGCGCATCCCCTGACCAACCGGGTGATCGCCGGGGCTTATCCGCCCGGTTCGACCTTCAAACTGGTCGACTCGATCGCGGGGCTCGAAGAACGGACGCTCACCCCCGAGACCAGCTACTTCTGCCCGGGCGGGCTGTACTACGGCAATCGCGAATACCATTGCTGGCGCAAACAGGGACATGGCACGATCTCCGTGCATCGCGCGATCGTCAGCTCCTGCGACGTCTTCTTTTACCAGGTCGGCATCCATCTCGGCATCGACCGCCTCGCCCGCTGGGCCCGTCTGCTCGGGATGGGCGAACGGACCGGGATCGATCTCGACAACGAGCGGCCGGGCGTGATGCCCTCGTCGCTTTGGAAGGAGAAGCGGTTCCATCAGCGATGGTATCCGGCGGAGACGTTGTCGGTCGCGATCGGACAGGGCTACGTCGCGGCTACGCCGCTGCAGATGGCGATGGTGGTGTCCGAGATTGCCAACGGCGGCATCCGCTACAAGCCGCAGTTCGTCAAAGCGGAGGAAGCGCTTGACGGATCCGTGGTCAGGCACTTCCCGCCCGTCGTCGAACGCCGCATCCCGATCGACCCCGTCATCCTCGAAATCGTGCGTAGCGGAATGTGCGACGTGGTCAACGGCGCGGGCGGCACCGGGCACGCGGCCCATCTCGACAACATCACCGTATGCGGCAAGACCGGCACCTCGCAGGTCGTGAAGGAGGCCGGCAACGCGCGCATCCCAGAGGACAAGGAGCCGTTGAAATACCGTGACCACGCATGGTTCGTGGCCTACGCGCCCGCGGAGCATCCGCAGATCGTCGTCGCCGCCGTGATCGAGCACGGCGGACACGGCGGCAGTGCGGCGGCACCGGTCGTACACGACGTCATGCAGAAGTTCTTCGAGATCTATCCGCCGCCGGGCAGCAAACCGGCCGTGACTCCACCCGCGGCGCCGCAAGAGGCGCCCGGCTCCGACCCCGAGAGCCCGCCCGAGGGCACGGTCGCCGACCGGAGCGACTGA
- the mreD gene encoding rod shape-determining protein MreD has translation MAALFAVLTLLALAVQTTASRWLPLSALVPDLVLVLAVDLGLRHRRALAPIIAFAMGYAMDAFSGSQLGVNTFAMTLIYLIAYEVGVHSSATGAEAGAVLAFVAVLIQNLGGFLIGTQFRAPDQLATLVPAALLQATVTAVCAPPVFGLTAGLRRMLGLSQERRARGGWIGRGA, from the coding sequence TTGGCCGCGCTGTTCGCCGTTTTAACCCTGCTTGCGCTGGCGGTTCAGACCACGGCTTCGCGCTGGCTGCCGCTGAGCGCGCTGGTGCCCGACCTCGTGCTGGTGCTGGCGGTCGATCTGGGCTTGCGGCATCGCCGCGCGCTTGCGCCTATAATAGCCTTTGCGATGGGTTACGCGATGGACGCCTTTTCGGGCTCGCAGCTCGGCGTCAACACCTTTGCGATGACGCTGATTTACCTGATCGCATATGAAGTCGGCGTGCATAGCTCCGCGACCGGCGCGGAGGCCGGCGCCGTGCTGGCTTTCGTCGCGGTGTTGATCCAGAACCTCGGCGGCTTTCTTATCGGCACGCAGTTCCGCGCTCCTGACCAGCTCGCAACCCTGGTGCCGGCGGCGCTCTTACAGGCGACGGTGACCGCGGTGTGCGCGCCGCCCGTGTTTGGATTAACCGCGGGCCTCAGGCGGATGCTGGGGCTCAGCCAGGAACGCCGCGCGCGCGGCGGCTGGATTGGGCGAGGAGCCTGA